A window of the Lactuca sativa cultivar Salinas chromosome 5, Lsat_Salinas_v11, whole genome shotgun sequence genome harbors these coding sequences:
- the LOC111918661 gene encoding uncharacterized protein LOC111918661, whose protein sequence is MFVLFIFIVIFTIVIISINKKTWIDKQAPAIIKKDTSEPVFESLNTQDSSGEDMSKPPPKQPKIDLNELSLEDDMNNARIEALSSNPSSPRARKSSAMKISCLCAPTNHPGSFRCRYHRNSVSVGSNLSELAYRKTASVGANLSDLGNTTTNMKKSRRPREC, encoded by the exons ATGTTCGTCCTTTTCATCTTCATAGTTATCTTCACTATCGTCATCATATCCATTAACAAGAAAACGTGGATAGATAAACAAGCTCCTGCCATTATCAAAAAAG ATACTAGTGAACCTGTGTTCGAATCTTTAAACACACAAGATTCTTCCGGCGAAGATATGTCAAAACCACCACCAAAACAACCCAAGATTGATCTAAATGAACTATCTCTAGAAGATGACATGAACAACGCAAGAATCGAAGCATTATCATCCAATCCATCTTCTCCACGTGCCAGAAAATCCTCCGCCATGAAGATCAGTTGTCTGTGTGCTCCGACCAACCACCCTGGCTCCTTCAGGTGTCGCTACCACCGGAACAGTGTCTCAGTCGGCTCCAACCTTTCTGAATTAGCCTACCGGAAAACTGCCTCCGTCGGTGCAAACCTTTCAGATTTAGGAAACACAACCACCAACATGAAGAAATCGAGACGACCTAGAGAATGCTGA